From Pelotomaculum schinkii, the proteins below share one genomic window:
- a CDS encoding homocitrate synthase, translating to MEKVYFVDTTLRDGEQAPGVAFSVIEKVCIARMLDQLGVSQIEAGVPAMGSPEIEAVAAISRLRLNAVVSTWNRMVIGDIKASLACGVKNTHITLPASDIHIKHKLRKDRFWVIESMRRVVSYAKEHGCNVTVGLEDASRADLDFLIQLAGQARREGASRLRFADTVGMLEPFRTRQVIELLAAETGIDIEFHGHNDFGMATANTLAAYKGGAKYLSTTINGIGERAGNCSFEEAVAALNHFEKLGLGFDNKLLKQLCYYVGKAAGRATSAVYGPEIVVAN from the coding sequence ATGGAAAAAGTTTATTTTGTGGACACCACCCTGCGTGACGGCGAGCAGGCGCCGGGAGTGGCATTTTCGGTAATTGAAAAAGTCTGTATTGCCAGGATGCTGGATCAACTGGGGGTAAGTCAGATTGAGGCCGGCGTTCCTGCCATGGGTTCTCCGGAAATAGAGGCGGTGGCAGCCATTTCCCGTTTAAGACTGAATGCCGTCGTATCCACCTGGAACAGGATGGTTATTGGCGACATTAAGGCTTCCCTGGCCTGCGGCGTGAAAAATACTCATATAACATTGCCTGCCTCCGACATCCATATCAAGCATAAACTGCGAAAGGACAGGTTCTGGGTAATCGAAAGCATGAGAAGGGTCGTTTCTTACGCCAAGGAGCACGGCTGTAATGTTACGGTGGGGTTGGAAGACGCGTCCAGGGCGGACCTGGACTTCTTGATCCAATTGGCCGGTCAGGCCCGCCGGGAAGGAGCGTCGCGGCTGCGCTTTGCAGATACAGTGGGAATGCTGGAGCCTTTCAGGACCAGGCAGGTAATTGAGCTGCTGGCAGCAGAAACCGGTATAGATATTGAATTTCACGGCCACAATGACTTTGGCATGGCCACCGCCAACACGCTGGCAGCCTATAAGGGCGGCGCCAAATATTTAAGCACTACAATAAACGGCATCGGGGAACGTGCCGGCAACTGTTCCTTCGAGGAGGCAGTCGCCGCACTGAACCACTTTGAAAAGCTGGGCCTGGGGTTTGACAATAAACTTCTCAAGCAGCTATGTTACTATGTCGGCAAGGCGGCAGGACGCGCCACATCAGCCGTGTATGGTCCGGAAATTGTGGTTGCGAATTAA
- a CDS encoding radical SAM protein: MSLEEKWILSQHPCFNSAVERWFDRYPLAVAAGCNIRCHYCSRVYDCMNDNLPGRVSKTLSPREAFKKLHNAQRQSERIRVVCFNGPGEPLANKETLDTLERVHNHFPQLIKCVSTNGLLLEDYAEKLYAVGVRAVTVTVNAVDPALGRKIYGWVFYNNQPYQGISAAELLLNKQLAGIREARKRGILIKVNTVLIPGLNEEHLKQVAVVVKQAGAYTMKVIPFIPQAELAQLPATSGKMLHQVKRELSTIIRQTI; the protein is encoded by the coding sequence ATGTCTCTTGAGGAAAAGTGGATATTAAGCCAGCACCCCTGTTTCAATTCCGCTGTTGAACGCTGGTTTGACCGGTATCCACTGGCGGTGGCTGCCGGTTGCAATATCAGGTGCCATTACTGCTCCAGGGTATACGACTGTATGAACGACAATCTTCCCGGCCGCGTCAGCAAAACATTGTCACCCCGGGAAGCCTTTAAGAAGCTGCATAACGCTCAGCGGCAGAGCGAGCGTATCCGGGTAGTCTGCTTTAATGGGCCTGGCGAGCCTCTCGCTAACAAGGAAACGCTGGATACTTTGGAACGTGTGCATAACCACTTTCCGCAGCTGATCAAGTGCGTCAGCACCAACGGCCTGCTTTTGGAAGATTATGCTGAAAAGCTTTATGCTGTTGGTGTGAGGGCCGTCACTGTGACGGTTAACGCCGTCGACCCCGCCCTGGGCCGGAAAATATACGGCTGGGTTTTTTACAATAATCAGCCCTATCAGGGAATCTCCGCTGCAGAACTTCTTCTAAACAAGCAGTTGGCCGGCATTCGAGAAGCAAGGAAAAGAGGTATACTGATTAAGGTCAACACGGTCTTAATACCCGGGCTAAACGAGGAGCATTTAAAACAGGTGGCTGTTGTGGTTAAACAGGCCGGCGCTTATACAATGAAAGTAATTCCTTTTATTCCCCAGGCGGAGTTGGCCCAGTTGCCTGCCACCAGCGGAAAGATGTTGCACCAGGTGAAGCGGGAATTGTCGACTATTATTCGCCAGACGATATAA
- the nifB gene encoding nitrogenase cofactor biosynthesis protein NifB, whose product MNGKDNTVKNIHPLSSDIQKKTSRHPCFTCGASHKYARMHLPVAPACNISCNYCNRLFDCLHESRPGVTSEILTPEAALAKYMGVKKHMENLSVAGIAGPGDALANWESTRRTIELIKEYDPEVIFCLSTNGLMLPEYASEIVKLGVRHVTVTVNCLNPAIGEKIYHHVHYQGKRYQGAYGASILIQNQIAGIKELTSQGVLVKVNIVMIQGINDSHVPVIVKNVKDLGASLTNIMPLIPAGGSTFENYSQTSMRDIKIMRAICEVVLPQMSHCRQCRADAIGLLGDDRSLEFRDPEVAKETNPEVPEKADREQYRIAVATGDGRLVDRHFGHTSEFAIYRGDGEVFQLVEKRKVLRYCNGKEDCDEEDRRNTVNALQDCNVVLSLRIGYQAREKLLKKGILSFELYDTVENGLKHAAKKLGKLSKKSG is encoded by the coding sequence ATGAACGGCAAAGACAACACTGTTAAGAACATCCATCCCCTGTCCTCGGACATCCAGAAAAAAACAAGCCGGCATCCCTGTTTCACATGCGGAGCCAGCCATAAATATGCCAGAATGCACTTGCCAGTTGCGCCGGCGTGCAATATCAGCTGTAATTACTGCAACCGTTTATTTGACTGCCTGCATGAAAGCAGGCCGGGCGTCACCAGTGAAATCCTGACACCGGAAGCGGCACTGGCCAAGTACATGGGAGTCAAAAAGCATATGGAGAACCTCAGCGTAGCCGGTATTGCCGGACCGGGTGATGCGCTGGCCAACTGGGAGAGCACCAGAAGGACGATTGAGTTAATCAAGGAGTATGACCCCGAGGTGATTTTCTGCCTGTCAACCAACGGGTTGATGCTGCCGGAATATGCTTCAGAGATCGTTAAACTAGGTGTGCGGCATGTCACCGTCACGGTTAACTGCCTGAATCCGGCTATTGGGGAAAAAATTTATCACCATGTGCACTATCAGGGGAAAAGGTACCAGGGTGCTTATGGCGCGTCCATTTTAATTCAAAATCAGATAGCAGGAATAAAGGAATTGACTTCTCAAGGGGTATTGGTCAAGGTCAACATCGTGATGATCCAGGGTATCAACGACAGTCACGTGCCCGTTATCGTCAAAAATGTAAAAGATCTGGGGGCCTCGCTCACCAACATTATGCCGCTAATCCCGGCCGGGGGGAGTACTTTTGAAAACTACTCCCAGACCAGTATGAGGGATATTAAGATCATGAGGGCCATTTGTGAGGTTGTGCTGCCACAGATGAGCCATTGCCGGCAGTGCCGGGCCGACGCCATCGGCTTGTTGGGGGATGACCGGTCTTTGGAGTTTCGCGATCCGGAAGTCGCCAAAGAGACCAACCCAGAGGTCCCGGAAAAAGCGGACCGGGAACAATACCGCATTGCCGTGGCTACCGGTGACGGCCGGTTGGTGGACCGGCACTTCGGTCACACCTCGGAGTTTGCCATCTACAGGGGAGACGGTGAGGTATTTCAACTGGTTGAAAAGCGTAAGGTGCTCCGTTACTGCAATGGTAAGGAAGATTGCGATGAAGAAGACCGGCGGAATACCGTGAACGCTTTGCAGGACTGCAATGTTGTGCTATCTCTGCGGATTGGCTATCAGGCCAGGGAAAAGCTGCTGAAAAAAGGCATATTAAGTTTTGAGCTGTATGACACCGTCGAAAACGGGCTTAAACACGCGGCTAAAAAATTAGGGAAGCTGAGTAAAAAGAGCGGTTGA
- the asnB gene encoding asparagine synthase (glutamine-hydrolyzing) encodes MCGLTGWVDWDGNLTQQRPTLEAMVKTLSRRGPDAEGEWLSDHAALGHRRLVVVDPEGGGQPMTRRLGERVYTIVYNGELYNTMDLRKELEARGHTFLTRNSDTEVLLLSYIEWGTACVEKFNGIYAFAVWGEAEQSLFLARDRLGVKPLFYALKGELFIFGSELKALLAHPAVKPEVDPQGLAEILVMGPSRTPGHGIYRGVAEIRPGHCLLYDRNGIHLRRYWALESKPHEDSLEVTAATIRNLFCDAVERQLVSDVPVCTLLSGGLDSSIITALAAGAFKRDGLGTLHTYSVDYRDNEQFFKPDHFQPNSDAPWVRRVSEFLGTCHHRIEIDTPELTEALVPAVLANDLPGMADIDSSLFVFCREIKKDATVALSGESADEVFGGYPWFRSRAALTEATFPWIQFVRERAGFLSAELVDLIRPEEYVAGRYQDALGEVPRLKGEEPLEARMREIFYLNITRFMQTLLDRKDRMSMGVGLEVRVPFCDHRLVEYVWNIPWSMKNCDHMSKGILRRAMSGLLPDDVLERSKSPYPKTHNPSYLAAVSRKMLEILDDREAPLRRLINIEAVRALAASETAVFDRPWFGQLMRGPQFLAYLIQVDTWLRNYQVVIC; translated from the coding sequence ATGTGTGGATTAACAGGCTGGGTTGACTGGGATGGTAACTTAACCCAACAGCGGCCAACTCTGGAGGCAATGGTTAAAACGCTGTCCCGGCGCGGGCCGGATGCGGAAGGAGAATGGTTGTCGGACCATGCCGCCCTGGGCCACCGACGGCTGGTTGTAGTTGACCCGGAGGGAGGCGGGCAGCCGATGACCCGGCGGCTGGGAGAGCGCGTCTATACCATCGTCTATAACGGTGAGCTCTATAATACTATGGATCTCAGAAAGGAGCTGGAAGCACGGGGCCATACTTTTCTCACCCGCAATTCTGATACGGAAGTCCTTCTGTTGTCCTACATTGAATGGGGGACGGCATGTGTGGAGAAGTTTAACGGCATTTACGCCTTTGCTGTATGGGGGGAAGCCGAGCAGAGTTTGTTCCTGGCCCGCGACCGTTTGGGTGTCAAACCGCTCTTTTACGCTCTTAAAGGGGAGCTTTTTATCTTTGGTTCCGAACTAAAGGCGCTGCTGGCCCACCCGGCGGTTAAACCTGAGGTCGATCCGCAAGGGTTGGCCGAAATCCTGGTGATGGGGCCTTCCCGCACGCCGGGCCACGGGATTTACCGCGGTGTAGCGGAAATCAGGCCGGGGCATTGCCTGCTCTATGATCGTAACGGCATACACCTGCGCCGCTATTGGGCGCTGGAAAGCAAGCCGCACGAAGACAGCCTGGAAGTAACTGCGGCCACGATCAGGAACCTTTTTTGTGACGCGGTGGAACGCCAGCTGGTTTCCGATGTCCCCGTCTGCACGCTGCTGTCCGGCGGATTGGACTCCAGTATCATCACCGCCCTTGCCGCGGGGGCCTTCAAACGGGACGGCCTGGGAACCCTGCACACCTATTCCGTCGATTACCGGGACAACGAACAGTTTTTCAAGCCGGACCACTTTCAGCCCAATTCCGACGCCCCCTGGGTAAGACGCGTCTCTGAATTTCTCGGCACTTGCCACCACCGGATTGAAATAGATACTCCTGAACTGACGGAGGCCCTGGTCCCGGCGGTACTGGCCAACGACCTGCCCGGCATGGCGGATATCGACTCTTCACTGTTTGTTTTTTGCCGGGAAATAAAAAAAGACGCCACCGTGGCCCTTTCCGGTGAATCTGCCGATGAGGTCTTCGGCGGCTATCCCTGGTTTCGCAGCCGTGCGGCCTTGACTGAAGCCACTTTTCCCTGGATTCAGTTTGTGCGGGAGCGGGCAGGGTTCCTGTCTGCCGAACTGGTAGATCTGATCAGGCCGGAAGAATATGTCGCCGGGCGCTACCAGGACGCTCTCGGGGAAGTGCCGCGTTTAAAGGGCGAGGAGCCGCTGGAAGCCCGCATGCGCGAGATTTTCTACCTCAACATCACCAGGTTTATGCAGACCCTCCTGGATCGGAAGGACCGCATGAGCATGGGCGTGGGGCTTGAGGTGCGGGTACCCTTCTGTGATCACCGCCTGGTTGAGTATGTCTGGAACATCCCCTGGTCCATGAAAAACTGCGACCATATGTCCAAGGGCATTCTGCGCCGGGCCATGTCCGGACTGCTGCCGGATGATGTGCTGGAGCGGAGCAAAAGTCCCTACCCGAAAACCCACAACCCATCCTATCTGGCGGCGGTAAGCAGGAAGATGCTGGAAATATTGGACGACCGGGAAGCCCCCCTGCGCCGGTTGATCAACATCGAAGCTGTCCGCGCCCTGGCTGCCTCCGAAACAGCCGTCTTTGACCGGCCCTGGTTCGGCCAGTTGATGAGGGGTCCCCAGTTCCTGGCCTATCTGATCCAGGTGGACACCTGGCTTAGAAATTATCAAGTGGTTATTTGTTGA
- a CDS encoding zf-HC2 domain-containing protein yields the protein MRCEKIMRKFNDLLDRSLSAKEEHEVQAHLAVCPNCRGEFQLTKKADDILRATVVEMVTEIEVPSNLSQRIEQALAGEKKRQPGKAKLFGLFQPPALAAAMLMLVAAVGLFGYYKLFDPSLKNPAVVMSVPESQPASESAGKTEPAPLSDAGQEQPTVKDGTTTEAQPKADSPLVTEKAPLADEATTIMRDADNLDAEAAARKNAPPGQGGGESFNMKENGAADLAQAPDIEEQSIPMASSQSSGAAKLFMSSRAALPQGTLQEATREVGFIPAVPGYLPPEAELKDVTWETGTVCLGYRIADHKSFTLSQSRVAEAGVIGEEGGQFIDLNGAKARLQETSPGGDPSSVYTTVRWQRGEWVFTVEGDLPRGEILKIALSIQ from the coding sequence ATGCGCTGTGAGAAGATAATGCGTAAATTTAACGACCTGCTTGACAGGTCACTCTCTGCCAAGGAGGAACATGAGGTACAGGCACACCTGGCTGTATGTCCGAACTGCCGGGGTGAATTCCAGCTGACCAAAAAGGCGGATGACATATTAAGGGCAACCGTCGTTGAAATGGTTACGGAAATAGAGGTCCCTTCCAACCTTAGCCAAAGAATCGAGCAGGCCTTGGCCGGGGAGAAAAAGCGGCAGCCAGGGAAGGCAAAGCTGTTTGGTCTGTTCCAGCCTCCGGCTTTGGCGGCGGCCATGCTAATGCTGGTAGCTGCGGTTGGACTCTTTGGTTACTACAAGCTCTTCGACCCGTCCCTCAAAAACCCTGCTGTGGTGATGTCCGTGCCTGAAAGCCAGCCTGCTTCTGAGAGCGCGGGTAAGACTGAACCGGCGCCCCTGTCTGACGCCGGTCAAGAGCAGCCAACTGTCAAAGACGGTACTACGACCGAAGCTCAGCCTAAGGCCGACAGTCCATTGGTGACTGAAAAGGCCCCGCTGGCTGATGAGGCGACCACTATTATGCGAGATGCAGATAACCTGGACGCGGAGGCTGCAGCCCGGAAGAACGCGCCTCCCGGGCAAGGGGGCGGAGAGTCTTTCAACATGAAAGAAAATGGCGCCGCCGATCTGGCGCAGGCTCCCGACATAGAGGAACAGAGCATACCCATGGCAAGCAGCCAATCCTCCGGCGCTGCCAAATTGTTCATGTCAAGCAGGGCTGCCTTGCCCCAGGGGACCTTGCAGGAAGCCACCCGGGAAGTGGGGTTCATTCCGGCGGTACCAGGCTACCTGCCGCCTGAGGCCGAACTGAAAGACGTAACCTGGGAAACCGGGACAGTTTGCCTGGGGTACCGGATAGCGGACCATAAATCTTTTACGCTTTCTCAAAGCCGGGTTGCTGAGGCGGGCGTGATTGGAGAAGAAGGCGGCCAATTCATTGATCTTAACGGGGCCAAAGCCCGCCTGCAAGAAACCAGCCCCGGAGGCGACCCTTCAAGTGTTTATACCACTGTCCGATGGCAGCGTGGCGAGTGGGTGTTTACGGTTGAAGGCGACCTCCCCCGCGGAGAAATTTTAAAGATTGCGCTGTCAATACAATAG
- a CDS encoding RNA polymerase sigma factor — protein MSETSLIRAAQSGDSDAFTQLVQLYSADAFRTASMVLRDHTEVEDVVQEAFLTCFRKLHTFRMESSFKTWLYRIVVNLCYDRLRKQNRDSLAMHKISNNPVTRNGDMAEVEQRLDLKETISTLSPEHRLVLTLFYGNDFGVQKVAEVLGIPVGTVKSRLNSARNLLREKLERGNEYAL, from the coding sequence TTGTCCGAAACGAGTCTGATCAGGGCAGCTCAATCAGGTGATAGTGATGCCTTTACCCAACTGGTGCAACTGTATTCGGCCGATGCATTTCGCACCGCGTCCATGGTTTTGCGTGACCACACCGAGGTTGAGGATGTGGTCCAGGAGGCTTTTTTAACCTGTTTTCGCAAGCTGCATACCTTCCGTATGGAATCTTCTTTCAAAACATGGTTGTACAGGATTGTGGTAAACCTATGCTATGACAGGCTTCGCAAACAGAACCGGGACAGCCTGGCGATGCATAAGATATCTAATAACCCTGTAACGAGAAATGGGGATATGGCAGAAGTGGAACAGAGGTTAGATCTGAAGGAAACAATCTCTACCTTGAGCCCGGAGCACCGCCTGGTACTCACCCTCTTTTATGGAAACGATTTTGGCGTGCAGAAGGTTGCAGAAGTACTGGGGATTCCGGTCGGGACCGTCAAATCAAGGCTGAACTCGGCGCGCAACCTGCTTAGAGAAAAATTGGAGAGAGGGAACGAGTATGCGCTGTGA
- a CDS encoding IS110 family transposase: MSKLFVGIDVSLRKNNVRCINSNGDTVRKFNVPNTLSGAQALVDHVAQAAVLNSSQEVVLGLEATSNYGYHLASFFKSSDKMAPFSPQVHVLNARVVHQFKKSYNDLPKNDDVDAWVIADKLRFGRLPQEVFMDERFLALQRLTRSRFHLAMMISREKTYFLNNLFLKFSSLRQEKIFSDQFGATAIAVVQEFLSPDELAAMPLEKLVSFLEEKSKNRLVDSEGVAKALQKAARSSYRLSKSLADPVNASLATSISVIKAMQSELKKLDKLIAKHLEALPQTLNSIKGIGPVYAAGILAEVGDIKRFKNHKSLAKFAGLVWNEQQSGEWKAEDIRRVRSGNKYLRYYLVEAANLIRLHDQEYGCFYRVKYDEAHTHKHKRALVLTARKLVRLVYALLRTNQLYTPRKRGD, from the coding sequence TTGAGCAAACTTTTTGTCGGTATTGATGTTAGCCTGCGCAAAAACAATGTTCGCTGTATTAACAGCAATGGTGATACTGTACGTAAGTTTAACGTGCCCAATACTTTATCTGGAGCCCAAGCGCTGGTAGATCATGTTGCACAGGCTGCAGTACTCAACTCCTCGCAAGAGGTGGTGCTGGGCTTGGAGGCCACCTCCAATTATGGCTACCACCTGGCCTCTTTCTTTAAAAGCTCGGATAAGATGGCCCCGTTTTCACCACAGGTCCATGTGCTAAATGCCCGTGTCGTACATCAGTTCAAGAAGTCTTATAACGACCTCCCAAAAAACGACGACGTGGATGCCTGGGTTATTGCGGATAAGTTGCGCTTTGGTCGCCTCCCACAGGAGGTCTTTATGGATGAGCGTTTCCTTGCTTTACAACGGTTAACCCGTTCTAGATTTCACCTGGCGATGATGATTTCACGGGAGAAGACTTATTTTCTTAATAACCTTTTCTTGAAGTTCAGCTCTTTACGCCAGGAGAAAATTTTTTCTGACCAGTTTGGCGCTACGGCTATAGCAGTCGTGCAGGAATTTTTATCCCCGGATGAACTCGCCGCTATGCCACTGGAGAAACTGGTGTCCTTTCTGGAAGAGAAGAGCAAAAACCGTCTGGTAGACTCGGAAGGAGTAGCCAAGGCCCTGCAAAAGGCGGCCCGATCTTCCTACCGTCTGAGCAAGTCTTTAGCTGACCCGGTAAATGCTTCTCTGGCCACCAGTATCAGTGTAATCAAGGCCATGCAGTCTGAGCTTAAAAAGTTGGACAAGCTGATTGCCAAACATCTGGAGGCGCTTCCTCAAACATTGAATTCCATCAAGGGTATCGGCCCAGTTTATGCCGCCGGTATCCTGGCTGAAGTTGGCGATATCAAACGCTTTAAAAATCATAAGTCCCTGGCCAAATTTGCCGGGCTGGTATGGAATGAACAACAGTCGGGTGAGTGGAAGGCCGAGGATATCCGGCGTGTCCGCTCTGGCAACAAGTACTTGCGCTATTATCTTGTAGAGGCCGCTAACCTGATTCGGTTGCATGATCAGGAATATGGCTGTTTCTACCGGGTCAAGTACGATGAAGCCCATACTCATAAACATAAAAGAGCCCTCGTCCTTACCGCAAGAAAATTGGTCCGGCTGGTTTATGCTTTGCTGCGCACGAACCAGCTTTATACTCCCAGAAAGAGGGGTGATTAA
- a CDS encoding IS110 family transposase, with translation MKVVYPICCGIDVHKTFLVATLITTQGIVPSYKKKRFSTFNNSILAFKQWLIDNNCFDVCMESTGKYYIPVYNLLEYSIHVTVANPKWVAAVKGNKDDVKDSKWIGDLFRLGLVPGSFIPSKDVRILREYTRYRFKLVSCKSSEKNRFQNAFTVCNVALDAVVSDMFGKSASSITNYLVNADSFDPKYCISLLQRSLKKKADEVIESIEGFQMTGEQKERIRFVRRHLDFVEQLIADLDQTITGLVEPFESAITLLCTIPGVDRNTAITILSEIGTDMSQFSSSKRLCCWAGLAPGNNQSAGKKKSVRITRAGVYLKPALVQAAHAAVKSKTSSYYRIKYERIAKRRGKKRAIIAIARMMLTAVYHMLQTGEVFNPCDLFQVDIPIELRNKQKEKALRQAAKLLITQGVISPQHITLPA, from the coding sequence TTGAAAGTCGTTTACCCCATCTGCTGTGGCATCGATGTACACAAGACATTTCTCGTCGCCACGCTCATCACAACTCAGGGCATCGTTCCCAGTTACAAGAAAAAGCGCTTTTCCACCTTCAACAATTCCATTCTGGCGTTCAAGCAATGGCTGATCGATAACAACTGCTTTGACGTTTGCATGGAGAGCACTGGGAAGTACTATATCCCCGTCTACAATTTGCTGGAATACAGCATCCACGTTACCGTCGCCAACCCCAAGTGGGTTGCCGCTGTTAAGGGCAACAAGGATGATGTCAAGGATTCCAAGTGGATTGGCGACCTGTTTCGTCTCGGTCTTGTACCCGGCAGCTTCATTCCTTCCAAGGATGTTCGCATCCTGCGGGAGTACACACGGTATCGTTTTAAGCTCGTTTCCTGCAAGTCCAGCGAGAAGAATCGCTTCCAAAACGCTTTTACCGTTTGCAATGTAGCCCTTGATGCTGTCGTTTCCGACATGTTTGGTAAATCTGCCTCATCCATCACGAACTACCTTGTAAACGCGGATTCCTTCGACCCAAAGTATTGCATTTCACTCCTGCAACGCTCCTTAAAAAAGAAAGCCGACGAAGTCATCGAATCCATTGAAGGCTTCCAAATGACCGGGGAACAAAAAGAACGCATCCGCTTCGTCCGTAGACATTTGGATTTTGTGGAGCAACTCATTGCCGACCTCGATCAAACCATCACCGGTTTGGTTGAACCCTTTGAAAGCGCCATTACCCTGCTGTGTACCATTCCCGGAGTGGATCGCAACACTGCCATCACGATCCTCTCCGAGATCGGCACTGATATGTCTCAGTTCTCGTCCTCGAAGCGCTTGTGCTGTTGGGCGGGATTAGCGCCCGGCAACAACCAATCCGCCGGTAAAAAGAAGTCTGTTCGCATCACTAGAGCCGGAGTTTACCTCAAACCCGCTCTTGTGCAAGCGGCCCATGCCGCCGTGAAATCCAAGACTTCCTCTTACTATCGCATCAAGTATGAGCGGATTGCCAAACGCAGAGGCAAGAAACGGGCCATTATCGCCATTGCCAGAATGATGCTCACTGCCGTTTATCACATGCTCCAAACCGGCGAAGTGTTTAATCCCTGCGACCTTTTTCAGGTCGATATACCGATAGAGCTTCGCAATAAGCAAAAGGAGAAAGCTTTGAGGCAGGCTGCCAAACTTTTGATTACCCAAGGCGTTATAAGCCCCCAGCATATCACGCTGCCCGCTTAA
- a CDS encoding S-layer homology domain-containing protein — translation MKIRRDILWIAAALLFSCSCRLSFAQAASAGDIENHWAKTDIETVVSLGIAGGYPDGFFKPEQMVTRAEFVKMLVKACWVGPVKENEQPAFVDVGREYWAYSCVEAADAIGILAEKNSGRLFEPERIITRAEVAGMAGRLMAGENLPDFPAAKDDRQNNWVATMKKEGIICGYPDRSLGEESGLTRAEACVIVLRIKNKLLTEQIDRERRWIASYQSNDGYMPLDDGRPDIIPYFGNLTEMAQLGQPVFNNGVKKYLEWSLSNLNYPDLFGLNGTMYDYRLEDGVLQSVYSYDSADSYAATLLSLAAGYYRATGDITFVRAHYGDLAAVSEVILKLQDDDGLIWAKPDQQVKYLMDNCECYRGLKDWSLLLEEMGFAERSRLYDSKAGLIKDGILNRFWDQDRACFAWALDQAGGKFLPQSGQAYPGFFAQIYPATYGVISPASEKAVLAYQKLNEELPGWADLELGDSFPWVILGYAAVIMDDLSNADRFLENCRSTYILTGRDYPWSTFEAAFYIRACDALQKKITATFD, via the coding sequence TTGAAAATTAGAAGAGATATCCTTTGGATCGCTGCTGCTTTACTTTTTTCTTGTAGTTGCAGGCTTTCCTTCGCCCAGGCAGCAAGCGCCGGAGATATTGAAAACCATTGGGCGAAAACAGATATAGAAACGGTTGTGAGCCTGGGCATAGCAGGCGGCTACCCGGACGGATTCTTTAAGCCGGAGCAAATGGTTACCAGGGCTGAATTTGTCAAAATGCTTGTTAAAGCTTGTTGGGTAGGACCCGTTAAAGAAAATGAACAGCCTGCTTTTGTGGATGTCGGGCGGGAATATTGGGCCTATAGCTGTGTTGAAGCGGCTGATGCCATTGGCATCCTGGCGGAAAAAAACTCCGGACGATTATTTGAGCCGGAGCGGATTATTACCAGAGCTGAAGTGGCGGGGATGGCCGGGCGGTTGATGGCGGGAGAAAACCTGCCCGATTTTCCCGCAGCAAAAGATGACCGGCAAAACAACTGGGTGGCGACTATGAAGAAAGAGGGTATTATTTGTGGCTACCCTGATCGTTCTTTGGGGGAAGAAAGCGGCTTAACCAGGGCTGAGGCCTGCGTCATTGTTCTGCGTATAAAAAATAAGCTCCTGACAGAGCAGATTGACCGGGAGCGTCGGTGGATAGCCTCTTACCAGAGCAATGATGGTTATATGCCCTTGGATGATGGCAGGCCGGACATCATACCTTATTTTGGAAACCTCACGGAAATGGCTCAGCTGGGTCAGCCGGTATTCAATAACGGGGTCAAAAAGTATCTGGAGTGGAGCCTGTCAAATCTGAACTATCCGGATCTTTTTGGCCTGAACGGTACAATGTATGATTACCGTCTGGAAGACGGAGTGCTTCAATCCGTATATTCTTATGATTCCGCAGACAGCTATGCTGCCACCCTGCTTTCACTGGCTGCCGGTTATTACCGTGCTACCGGTGATATAACCTTTGTCCGGGCACATTATGGTGACCTGGCGGCAGTGTCGGAAGTAATATTGAAACTTCAGGATGACGATGGCTTGATCTGGGCCAAACCGGATCAACAGGTCAAGTATTTGATGGATAACTGTGAATGTTACCGTGGATTGAAAGACTGGTCGCTTTTGCTGGAAGAAATGGGTTTTGCGGAACGCAGCAGGTTATACGACAGTAAAGCCGGTTTAATCAAGGATGGTATCCTGAATCGCTTTTGGGACCAAGATAGAGCTTGTTTCGCCTGGGCGCTTGACCAGGCGGGCGGAAAGTTTCTCCCGCAGTCCGGCCAGGCATATCCCGGTTTTTTTGCCCAGATATATCCCGCAACGTATGGAGTAATTTCTCCGGCAAGTGAAAAGGCCGTACTGGCCTATCAAAAGCTTAATGAAGAATTGCCCGGCTGGGCCGACCTGGAATTGGGGGACTCCTTCCCGTGGGTTATTCTCGGTTACGCGGCTGTAATAATGGACGATTTGTCAAATGCGGATCGATTTTTAGAAAATTGCCGTAGTACTTATATCTTAACCGGCCGCGATTATCCCTGGTCTACCTTTGAGGCTGCCTTTTATATACGCGCTTGTGACGCTCTCCAGAAAAAAATAACAGCAACATTCGATTAA